Proteins encoded within one genomic window of Alcanivorax sp. REN37:
- a CDS encoding acyl-CoA dehydrogenase family protein, with the protein MSNALSTGTDYPLLADRFRPIFQRIAAGARQREQDRSLPFEQIGWLKQAGFGAVRVPRQFGGAGASLPQLIYLLIELAEADSNLTQALRGHFAFVEDRLNAHASSDQQRWFERFVAGELVGNAWTEVGSVKLGEVVTTVSQRDDRWVVNGSKYYSTGSIFADWIDLFARRDDTGADVIAAVRTHQPGVQQQDDWDGFGQRTTGSGSARFDNAEVEAEHLFEFSTRFRYQTAFYQLVLLAVLAGNGNAAVGDFAEQVRQRTRVFSHGNGDRVSADPQVQQVIGHASALAYAATATALRAADPAQRAYLARFADDAEAERSANIDAELESAQGQVVVAELVLRLTSDLFNALSASATRSGLQLDRYWRNARTAASHNPLIYKQRIIGDREINGTEPPYIWQIGSGAQHA; encoded by the coding sequence ATGTCCAACGCGCTCTCGACCGGCACCGATTACCCGCTGCTGGCAGACCGTTTCCGCCCCATCTTCCAACGCATTGCCGCAGGCGCGCGTCAGCGCGAACAGGACCGCAGTCTGCCGTTCGAGCAAATTGGCTGGCTGAAACAGGCTGGCTTCGGAGCGGTGCGAGTGCCGCGCCAGTTCGGCGGTGCCGGCGCCTCGCTGCCGCAGTTGATTTACCTGCTGATCGAGTTGGCCGAGGCCGACTCCAATCTCACTCAAGCGCTGCGGGGCCACTTTGCCTTTGTCGAAGACCGCCTCAATGCCCACGCCAGCAGTGATCAGCAGCGGTGGTTTGAGCGTTTTGTCGCCGGTGAATTAGTGGGCAATGCCTGGACCGAAGTCGGCAGCGTCAAGCTGGGCGAGGTGGTAACGACGGTGTCTCAGCGCGATGACCGATGGGTGGTGAACGGCAGCAAGTACTACAGCACCGGCAGCATCTTTGCCGACTGGATCGATCTGTTCGCCCGCCGCGACGACACCGGTGCCGATGTGATTGCTGCGGTGCGCACGCACCAGCCGGGCGTGCAACAGCAGGATGACTGGGACGGCTTCGGCCAGCGCACCACCGGCAGTGGCAGCGCCCGTTTCGACAATGCCGAAGTGGAGGCCGAACACCTGTTCGAGTTCAGCACCCGGTTCCGCTACCAGACCGCGTTTTATCAGCTGGTGTTGCTGGCAGTGCTGGCCGGCAACGGCAATGCCGCAGTGGGCGACTTTGCTGAACAGGTGCGCCAGCGCACGCGGGTGTTTAGCCACGGTAACGGCGACCGCGTCAGCGCCGATCCGCAAGTTCAACAGGTGATCGGCCACGCTTCGGCGTTGGCGTATGCCGCCACGGCTACCGCACTGCGGGCAGCGGACCCGGCGCAGCGCGCCTACTTGGCACGTTTCGCTGATGATGCCGAGGCCGAGCGCAGCGCGAATATCGATGCCGAGCTGGAATCCGCCCAAGGGCAGGTCGTTGTGGCGGAGCTGGTACTGCGGCTGACCAGTGACCTGTTCAACGCCCTCAGCGCGTCTGCCACCCGCAGCGGTCTGCAGCTGGACCGCTACTGGCGCAACGCCCGCACGGCGGCGTCCCACAATCCGCTGATTTACAAGCAGCGCATTATCGGCGACCGCGAGATCAACGGCACCGAGCCGCCGTATATCTGGCAGATCGGTAGCGGCGCGCAGCACGCGTAA
- a CDS encoding amidohydrolase family protein: MKVIDMRCRPAFLHPFFGAVPGSAEHQAARWLNRRVGTRGPDHHFERSLTVDGFLAEVRDAGLHRAVVVGRHTPSQWLPDQQIHDVVTGHPELIGIGAVDPALQGIEQALASVDHALDVLGLAGIDLEPGFAEPARHPDDPLYWPLYEHLQRRRTPLLLMSGPTTPDPSFNDPARLAAVARAFPDLTLVVYHGFWPNVQQALGVAFRYPNIHLVPDMYLFLPGSHGYIEAANSFLADQLLFGSSYPFRPIRQSIEDAAAMGLADDVLEKFFYRNAERVLGLVTDG, encoded by the coding sequence ATGAAAGTGATCGACATGCGCTGCCGCCCGGCATTCCTGCACCCGTTCTTCGGCGCCGTGCCCGGCTCGGCGGAGCACCAGGCGGCGCGCTGGCTCAACCGCCGGGTCGGCACGCGCGGTCCCGACCACCATTTCGAACGCTCACTGACTGTCGACGGTTTTCTCGCCGAAGTGCGCGACGCCGGCCTGCACCGGGCGGTGGTGGTGGGCCGCCACACGCCCAGCCAGTGGCTGCCGGATCAACAGATTCATGACGTCGTCACCGGCCATCCAGAGTTGATCGGCATCGGCGCGGTGGACCCGGCGCTACAAGGCATCGAACAGGCGCTGGCCAGTGTCGATCACGCGCTGGACGTGCTCGGCTTGGCCGGCATTGATCTGGAGCCGGGCTTTGCGGAACCAGCACGGCACCCGGACGACCCACTCTATTGGCCGCTCTATGAACACCTGCAGCGCCGCCGCACGCCGCTGTTACTGATGAGCGGGCCCACCACACCGGATCCCTCTTTTAACGATCCGGCGCGGCTGGCAGCAGTAGCACGCGCGTTTCCAGACCTGACGTTGGTGGTGTACCACGGCTTCTGGCCGAACGTGCAGCAGGCGCTGGGGGTGGCATTCCGCTACCCCAATATCCACTTGGTGCCGGACATGTACCTGTTCTTGCCCGGCAGTCACGGCTACATCGAGGCCGCTAATAGCTTCCTCGCTGACCAGTTGTTGTTCGGCTCGTCCTACCCATTCCGGCCAATCCGGCAAAGCATCGAGGACGCGGCAGCGATGGGCTTGGCGGATGACGTGCTGGAGAAGTTTTTCTACCGCAATGCGGAGCGGGTGCTGGGGCTAGTGACTGACGGCTGA
- the sfnG gene encoding dimethylsulfone monooxygenase SfnG, giving the protein MSQQPIKFAYWIPNVSGGLVVSTIEQRTDWGIDYNRRLAQTAEKAGFEYGLAQIRFTAGYGAEYQHEPVAISHALLAATEKLKVIAAILPGPWHPVVVAKQLASIDQFTGGRVAINVVSGWFRGEFYALGEPWLEHDERYRRSEEFIRVLKGVWTEEKFSFQGDFYRLHDYSLKPKPVQQPHPEVFQGGSSRAARDMAARVSDWYFTNGNTPEGIKAQVDDVRAKAAAEGRSVKIGVNAFIIARDTEQEARAVLQDIIDRANPEAVNAFGAEVKNAGAASPEGEGNWAKSSFEDLVQYNDGFKTNLIGTPQQIAERIVALKAVGVDLVLSAFLHFQEEVEYFGRKVLPLVRELEAQRQKVA; this is encoded by the coding sequence ATGAGTCAGCAACCGATCAAATTCGCTTACTGGATTCCCAATGTCAGCGGCGGTCTGGTGGTCAGCACCATCGAACAGCGCACCGATTGGGGCATTGATTACAACCGCAGGCTGGCGCAGACCGCCGAAAAGGCCGGGTTCGAATACGGTCTAGCGCAGATCCGCTTCACCGCCGGTTACGGTGCCGAGTACCAACATGAGCCGGTGGCGATCAGCCATGCGCTGCTGGCGGCCACCGAAAAGCTGAAGGTCATCGCGGCGATCCTACCCGGGCCCTGGCATCCGGTGGTGGTGGCTAAGCAACTGGCTAGCATCGACCAATTCACCGGCGGCCGTGTTGCCATCAATGTGGTATCCGGCTGGTTCCGGGGGGAGTTCTATGCGCTGGGCGAGCCGTGGCTGGAGCATGACGAGCGCTATCGCCGTTCAGAGGAATTTATTCGCGTGCTCAAGGGCGTGTGGACCGAAGAGAAATTCAGCTTCCAGGGTGATTTTTATCGCCTGCACGATTACAGCCTGAAGCCGAAACCAGTGCAGCAACCGCACCCGGAAGTGTTCCAAGGCGGCAGCTCGCGCGCCGCGCGCGACATGGCCGCTCGGGTGTCGGATTGGTACTTCACCAACGGCAATACGCCGGAGGGCATCAAGGCGCAGGTGGACGATGTGCGCGCCAAGGCCGCCGCTGAAGGACGCAGCGTCAAGATCGGCGTCAATGCATTCATCATTGCCCGCGACACCGAGCAGGAAGCACGCGCGGTGCTGCAAGACATCATCGATCGCGCCAACCCTGAGGCAGTCAATGCGTTCGGTGCCGAGGTCAAAAACGCGGGCGCCGCCAGCCCGGAAGGCGAAGGCAACTGGGCCAAGTCCAGCTTCGAAGATTTGGTGCAGTACAATGATGGTTTCAAGACCAACCTGATCGGCACCCCGCAACAGATCGCCGAGCGTATCGTGGCGTTGAAAGCGGTGGGCGTGGATCTGGTACTGTCGGCGTTTCTGCACTTCCAAGAAGAAGTGGAATACTTCGGCCGCAAGGTGCTGCCGTTGGTGCGGGAGCTGGAAGCGCAGCGGCAGAAAGTAGCTTGA
- a CDS encoding CsgG/HfaB family protein, which produces MGSKTPFIRLLVLVSLLVAAPFSLAAGLHVVTVEGTGEGQNLAQATASALVSALAQVNGVHVEAVQFMAEVTVALETSSSSDFASATANAEAISQATGGAVKAYRIVSQENMGGHWRVQVEAQVAAYQRSVQSDRLRIVVLPFRPAQRGVDKSIEGALASELNTYLTQSRRFAVLDRTFENERQSEMQIASSASAPIEEMARLGQRLGTDLMLVGHIDQAQVMTQRTELAGRTLTNQTSRVRLQYRIVETATGQVKLAESLTRSQEGADLQRLVQRIAEDMARDIVDAIFPITVESISGESLFLGQGGRLLKAGQVYRLIQRGEVIHDSYTGESLGHQELNVGRVRITDVQSKLAQAQVLELSGDLRDLFGPGRLILRGPLAEPPASPTRESNNRPPPSAATPASSGISTMQKTLESDW; this is translated from the coding sequence ATGGGCAGCAAGACGCCTTTTATAAGGCTTCTAGTATTAGTTTCACTGCTCGTTGCCGCTCCATTTTCTCTGGCCGCCGGCCTCCATGTAGTAACTGTTGAAGGAACGGGAGAAGGTCAGAACCTAGCTCAGGCAACCGCCTCAGCTTTGGTGTCGGCGCTGGCTCAAGTCAATGGGGTGCATGTTGAGGCGGTCCAGTTTATGGCCGAGGTGACGGTAGCACTTGAGACCAGCTCCAGCTCTGATTTCGCCTCTGCGACTGCTAATGCGGAAGCGATATCCCAAGCGACAGGGGGAGCGGTTAAGGCTTATCGGATTGTGTCCCAAGAGAATATGGGGGGCCATTGGCGAGTGCAGGTGGAGGCACAGGTAGCGGCCTATCAGCGATCGGTCCAGTCCGATCGACTGCGGATTGTGGTGCTCCCCTTTAGGCCAGCCCAGAGAGGGGTAGATAAGTCCATCGAAGGGGCCCTCGCCAGCGAGCTAAATACTTATTTGACTCAAAGTCGCCGCTTCGCAGTGTTAGATCGCACCTTTGAGAATGAGCGTCAAAGCGAGATGCAGATTGCATCGTCCGCCAGCGCCCCCATTGAAGAAATGGCCCGTCTAGGGCAACGACTCGGTACAGATCTGATGCTGGTGGGACATATCGACCAAGCTCAGGTGATGACCCAGCGCACAGAGTTAGCGGGGCGCACTTTAACTAACCAGACCAGCCGTGTTCGGCTGCAGTACCGCATTGTCGAGACGGCTACTGGACAGGTGAAGCTGGCTGAGAGCCTGACTCGCTCTCAAGAGGGGGCTGATCTGCAGAGGCTGGTCCAGCGTATTGCAGAAGATATGGCCCGCGACATTGTAGATGCCATTTTCCCGATCACTGTCGAAAGCATCTCCGGTGAATCTTTGTTCCTCGGACAGGGCGGGAGATTGCTGAAAGCTGGGCAAGTCTACCGACTGATTCAGCGCGGAGAAGTGATCCACGATTCTTACACCGGAGAAAGCCTCGGGCATCAGGAGCTAAATGTAGGCCGGGTCCGTATTACCGATGTCCAGAGCAAACTGGCGCAAGCGCAGGTTCTGGAGCTGAGTGGGGATTTGCGCGATCTGTTTGGGCCTGGGCGACTGATCTTACGTGGACCATTGGCGGAGCCGCCCGCATCACCTACACGAGAAAGCAACAACCGTCCGCCACCCAGCGCTGCTACGCCTGCTTCTAGCGGTATTAGCACCATGCAGAAGACCCTCGAGTCGGATTGGTGA
- a CDS encoding SfnB family sulfur acquisition oxidoreductase, with the protein MSLSSIAEPEQLVLSQPARPATRVASEADAVAAATALAAEFRRGAVARDRERRLPIEELYAYSQSGLWAITVPRQYGGLGASHRTVAQVFKLIAAADGSLGQLPQNHFVILAHLALDASPAQQRFFFDLALSGARFGNAFSERGGKHVADFKTLITAADDGGHVVNGEKFFSTGALLAHWIPIVTVDSDGRPHLAVVPRDTPGLTVINDWSGFGQRTTASGTVRLEQVRVPAAQVVPIWKAFDRPTAAGAISQFIQAAIDAGLARGALDDTLDYVRRHTRPWIDSGLEKATDDPYLLQQIGDIHIRLRAAEAVLDLAADAIDHALLHPDQHNVAQASLLTAEAKVLTTEVALLASNRLFELAGARATLEEHGLDRHWRNARVHTLHDPVRWKYHIVGNHVVNGVAPPQHPWS; encoded by the coding sequence ATGTCCTTGTCCAGTATTGCTGAACCTGAACAGCTGGTGCTGTCACAACCAGCCCGACCCGCCACCCGTGTAGCCAGTGAAGCCGATGCGGTGGCCGCCGCAACAGCGCTGGCGGCCGAGTTCCGCCGCGGCGCCGTAGCGCGTGACCGCGAACGGCGACTGCCGATCGAAGAACTGTACGCTTATTCGCAAAGCGGCCTGTGGGCGATCACGGTGCCGCGCCAATACGGCGGCCTCGGTGCCAGCCATCGCACCGTGGCGCAGGTGTTCAAACTCATTGCCGCTGCCGATGGCTCGTTGGGGCAATTGCCGCAAAATCATTTCGTCATCCTTGCCCACCTGGCGCTGGACGCCAGCCCGGCACAGCAACGTTTCTTCTTTGATCTAGCGCTGTCCGGCGCCCGCTTCGGCAATGCGTTCTCGGAGCGCGGCGGCAAGCATGTGGCGGATTTCAAAACGCTGATCACCGCCGCTGATGACGGCGGCCATGTGGTGAATGGCGAGAAGTTCTTTTCTACCGGCGCGCTGCTGGCGCACTGGATTCCGATCGTCACCGTGGACAGCGACGGGCGTCCGCATCTGGCGGTGGTGCCACGCGACACTCCGGGCCTGACGGTGATCAATGACTGGTCCGGCTTCGGCCAGCGCACCACCGCCAGCGGCACCGTACGGTTGGAGCAAGTACGGGTGCCCGCGGCACAGGTGGTACCGATCTGGAAGGCGTTTGATCGCCCCACCGCGGCCGGCGCCATCTCGCAGTTCATTCAGGCCGCCATCGACGCCGGCCTCGCCCGCGGCGCGCTGGACGATACGCTGGATTACGTGCGCCGCCACACCCGCCCGTGGATCGATTCGGGGTTGGAAAAAGCCACCGATGATCCCTACCTGCTGCAACAAATTGGCGACATCCATATCCGCCTGCGGGCAGCGGAAGCAGTGCTTGATCTGGCGGCTGATGCCATCGATCACGCGCTGCTGCACCCCGACCAGCACAACGTGGCACAAGCATCGCTGCTGACCGCAGAAGCCAAAGTGCTGACCACTGAGGTGGCGCTGCTAGCCAGCAATCGCCTGTTCGAGCTGGCCGGCGCCCGCGCCACGTTGGAGGAACACGGCCTCGACCGACACTGGCGTAACGCGCGCGTGCACACGCTGCATGATCCGGTGCGTTGGAAGTACCACATTGTCGGCAACCATGTGGTCAACGGCGTGGCGCCGCCGCAGCATCCGTGGAGCTGA
- a CDS encoding PACE efflux transporter, translated as MILLQPVTRRFVYILLFELFAIPLSTALLMMFSGGAASDSVPVAIAVSVIALVWNFAFNSLFEAWERRSLIRERTLKVRLVHATGFEVGLFLFTIPLYMWWYAVGPWMAFKMEAAILLFFFVYTFVFTLLFDRVFVLPRA; from the coding sequence ATGATCCTGCTGCAGCCGGTTACCCGGCGTTTCGTTTATATCCTGCTGTTTGAACTGTTTGCCATTCCCCTCTCCACCGCGCTGCTGATGATGTTCAGCGGCGGTGCGGCCTCGGACTCTGTGCCGGTGGCCATTGCGGTGTCCGTGATCGCCTTGGTGTGGAATTTTGCCTTCAACTCGCTGTTCGAAGCTTGGGAGCGACGCAGCCTGATCCGCGAGCGCACACTGAAAGTGCGCCTGGTGCATGCCACCGGATTCGAAGTCGGCCTGTTCCTGTTCACCATTCCGCTTTACATGTGGTGGTACGCGGTGGGGCCTTGGATGGCGTTCAAAATGGAAGCAGCGATTTTGCTGTTTTTCTTCGTCTACACCTTCGTGTTTACGCTGCTGTTTGATCGGGTGTTTGTGTTGCCGAGAGCGTGA
- a CDS encoding helix-turn-helix domain-containing protein, translating to MRYDDLNTLPIKDVMARFGAQLERYRLSRNLRQEDVARAAGVSRMTVSKLESGGGTLETLVRVLRALDIEERLLQLVPDATLSPLDPRSGQAAGRQRARPVAAPTADQPWTWGDES from the coding sequence ATGCGTTATGACGATCTTAATACCCTGCCGATCAAGGACGTCATGGCTCGCTTCGGCGCTCAGCTGGAGCGTTATCGGTTGTCGCGCAACCTGCGCCAAGAAGACGTTGCCCGTGCCGCCGGCGTCAGCCGTATGACCGTCAGCAAGCTGGAAAGTGGCGGCGGCACCTTGGAGACGTTGGTGCGGGTGCTGCGTGCGCTCGACATCGAAGAGCGCTTGTTACAGCTGGTGCCGGATGCCACCTTGAGCCCGCTGGACCCTCGCTCTGGCCAGGCCGCTGGCCGGCAGCGTGCGCGTCCGGTGGCGGCGCCGACGGCGGATCAGCCCTGGACCTGGGGGGATGAGTCATGA
- the msuE gene encoding FMN reductase: MSNAATAWKVVAVNGSPQKASRTQVVIDALLAQLEPARRLSVQTVALSDLGPALAACARREAVPERVERHLRAIEQADFLVVGSPVYRASYTGLFKHLFDLVHHEALVGVPVLLAATGGSDRHALMIDHQLRPLFGFFQAQTLPLGVYASEADFNGLHIQSPTLQARIQRAAAVAGQHLARARALAA, translated from the coding sequence ATGAGTAATGCAGCAACAGCATGGAAAGTGGTGGCAGTGAACGGCAGCCCGCAGAAAGCGTCGCGAACCCAAGTGGTGATTGATGCCCTGTTGGCGCAGTTGGAGCCGGCGCGGCGGCTGTCGGTGCAGACCGTGGCGCTGTCGGACTTGGGGCCGGCGCTGGCCGCCTGTGCCCGCCGCGAAGCCGTGCCCGAGCGGGTGGAGCGGCACCTGCGCGCCATCGAACAGGCCGATTTTTTGGTGGTGGGCAGCCCGGTCTATCGGGCTTCCTACACCGGTTTGTTCAAGCATCTGTTTGATCTGGTGCACCACGAGGCGCTGGTGGGCGTGCCGGTGTTGCTGGCCGCGACCGGCGGCTCCGATCGTCACGCGCTGATGATCGATCACCAACTGCGTCCGCTGTTTGGTTTCTTCCAAGCGCAGACGCTGCCGCTTGGCGTCTATGCCAGCGAGGCGGACTTCAATGGTTTGCATATCCAGTCGCCCACCTTGCAAGCCCGCATTCAGCGTGCTGCCGCCGTCGCCGGTCAGCATCTGGCCCGTGCTCGCGCATTGGCGGCCTGA
- a CDS encoding type II toxin-antitoxin system HipA family toxin produces MTRAEVWLWGRRIGAVVWDDARGYGVFEYDPAFLTSGIQLAPFTLPLRAGVFDFPALPRDTFKGLPGLLADSLPDKFGNLLIDRWLAQQGRSPGSMNPVERLCYTGTRGMGALEFQPARLSREAGAGTLDIEQLVNLAADVLAEREHLSGHLGPDHDDRALGEILKVGTSAGGARAKAVLAWNPVTGEFRSGQVDTRAGFEHWLLKFDGVSGNADKELADPLGFGRLEYACYLAALQAGVSMAPSRLYEEGGRAHFMTRRFDRTADGGKLHMLSLGALRHFDFNQPRAYAYEQALETIRLLGLGQAAIDEQVRRAFLNIVLRNQDDHVKNIAFLMNRRGQWSLSPAFDVVYAWNPDGAWTSQHQMSVNGKTTGFVLDDLLAFGRFADLKPARTRQILAQVCEAVGNWRQHAETAGVPDALAQGAQAGFRLNW; encoded by the coding sequence ATGACCCGCGCCGAGGTCTGGCTGTGGGGGCGCCGCATCGGCGCGGTGGTCTGGGATGACGCTCGCGGCTACGGTGTGTTCGAGTATGACCCCGCCTTCCTGACTTCCGGCATCCAGCTAGCGCCCTTCACGTTGCCATTACGCGCTGGGGTATTCGATTTTCCGGCCTTGCCGCGCGACACGTTCAAGGGACTGCCCGGCCTGCTGGCGGATAGCCTGCCGGACAAGTTCGGCAACCTATTGATTGACCGCTGGCTGGCGCAGCAAGGCCGCTCGCCCGGCAGCATGAATCCGGTGGAGCGACTCTGCTACACCGGCACTCGCGGCATGGGCGCGCTGGAGTTCCAGCCAGCCCGGTTGAGTCGCGAAGCCGGCGCCGGCACGCTGGACATCGAGCAGCTGGTGAACTTGGCAGCGGATGTGCTGGCCGAGCGCGAGCATCTGTCCGGCCATCTTGGCCCGGATCACGATGACCGAGCGTTGGGGGAAATCCTTAAGGTGGGTACCTCGGCGGGCGGCGCGCGCGCCAAAGCAGTACTGGCGTGGAACCCCGTCACCGGGGAGTTCCGCTCCGGTCAGGTGGATACCCGCGCCGGTTTCGAGCACTGGCTGTTGAAGTTCGATGGGGTGTCTGGCAATGCGGACAAGGAGCTAGCCGATCCGCTGGGCTTCGGGCGCTTGGAATACGCCTGCTATCTGGCGGCCCTGCAGGCCGGGGTGTCGATGGCGCCAAGCCGCTTGTACGAGGAAGGCGGGCGGGCGCACTTCATGACCCGCCGCTTCGACCGCACTGCGGACGGTGGCAAGCTGCATATGCTGTCGCTGGGGGCGTTGCGACACTTTGACTTCAACCAGCCACGGGCCTACGCCTACGAGCAGGCGCTGGAGACCATCCGGTTGTTGGGGCTGGGGCAGGCGGCCATCGATGAACAGGTGCGGCGAGCGTTTCTCAATATCGTGTTGCGCAACCAAGATGACCACGTCAAAAACATCGCATTCCTAATGAACCGGCGTGGGCAGTGGTCGCTGTCGCCGGCATTTGATGTGGTTTACGCCTGGAACCCGGATGGCGCCTGGACCAGTCAGCACCAGATGTCTGTGAATGGCAAAACCACCGGCTTCGTGTTGGATGACCTATTGGCTTTCGGCCGCTTTGCCGACCTGAAGCCGGCACGGACCCGGCAGATATTGGCGCAGGTGTGCGAGGCGGTAGGCAACTGGCGGCAACACGCCGAGACTGCCGGTGTGCCCGACGCGCTGGCGCAAGGTGCGCAGGCGGGGTTCAGGCTGAACTGGTAG
- a CDS encoding Fic/DOC family protein: MTGYEHYDHEQDEDPYLIPGSMCLRNKLCITDTQTLMAVEAEISSLLMAGLVSDPVEASFDLAHLCRIHEALFSPVYDWAGTVRQTEISKGGRLFLPYRLIEEKAEQVFQELHRENLLRGLKLEAFAERAAYYLGRINELHPFREGNGRTQRVLFDQLAELSGFVFCWTAVSASAMAEACRSARGADTDYQGLQRMLGIILSSAK; this comes from the coding sequence ATGACGGGCTATGAGCACTACGATCATGAGCAGGATGAAGATCCATACCTGATTCCTGGTTCTATGTGCCTGCGCAACAAGCTCTGTATCACTGATACCCAAACATTGATGGCGGTAGAAGCTGAAATTTCTTCGCTGCTGATGGCGGGGTTGGTTTCCGATCCTGTGGAGGCAAGCTTCGATTTGGCCCATTTGTGCAGAATCCATGAGGCCTTGTTTTCACCGGTCTATGATTGGGCTGGGACGGTTCGGCAAACCGAAATCAGTAAGGGTGGAAGGCTTTTTCTTCCCTACCGGCTGATCGAAGAAAAAGCAGAGCAAGTATTTCAGGAACTCCATAGGGAGAACCTGCTTCGGGGACTCAAGCTTGAGGCGTTCGCCGAGAGAGCTGCGTACTACCTTGGCCGAATCAATGAACTCCACCCTTTCAGGGAGGGTAACGGCAGGACTCAGCGGGTTCTGTTTGATCAGCTGGCGGAGCTGTCAGGTTTCGTTTTTTGCTGGACTGCTGTATCGGCTAGCGCCATGGCGGAGGCATGTCGGTCTGCCAGAGGTGCTGACACTGATTATCAAGGTTTGCAGAGGATGCTGGGCATTATTCTGTCCAGCGCCAAGTGA
- a CDS encoding OmpW/AlkL family protein has translation MPVLHRRLRALIVSLLAASTVPALAADSPWQLRVGLSSIVADSDPGRITPGKITINSDTGPSLNLNYFFTPNLALDVLGGLPFKHTLKLDGSAVGRTRHLPPIVSLQWHLAPQAPVRPYLGLGVNYTYFFDEKLDDGSRLQLSDSWGIAGQIGVDLPLNERWQIGADVRYARIASDVKINGDKVGKVDIDPFVYSLTLAHRF, from the coding sequence ATGCCCGTTTTGCACCGGCGCCTGCGCGCCTTGATTGTTTCCCTGTTAGCCGCCAGCACGGTGCCGGCGCTGGCCGCTGACAGCCCCTGGCAACTGCGGGTGGGGCTGTCGAGCATCGTTGCTGACTCCGATCCCGGTCGTATCACGCCGGGCAAAATCACCATCAACAGCGACACCGGACCGTCGCTGAACCTGAACTACTTCTTCACGCCGAACCTGGCTCTGGATGTGCTCGGCGGCCTGCCGTTCAAGCACACCCTGAAACTCGATGGCAGTGCCGTCGGCCGCACCCGCCACCTGCCGCCGATCGTGTCACTGCAATGGCATCTGGCACCGCAAGCGCCGGTGCGGCCTTACCTCGGGCTGGGGGTGAACTACACCTATTTCTTCGATGAAAAGCTGGATGACGGCTCACGGCTGCAGCTGTCGGATTCCTGGGGCATTGCCGGCCAAATCGGCGTCGATCTGCCGCTCAACGAGCGTTGGCAAATTGGCGCCGACGTGCGTTACGCGCGCATTGCCAGCGACGTGAAAATCAATGGCGACAAGGTCGGCAAAGTAGACATCGACCCGTTCGTCTACAGCCTTACCCTCGCCCACCGTTTCTGA